From Streptomyces sp. 6-11-2, one genomic window encodes:
- a CDS encoding bifunctional 2-polyprenyl-6-hydroxyphenol methylase/3-demethylubiquinol 3-O-methyltransferase UbiG: protein MSGTTSGTDPALTGWTTQTAARRHPQTVVAWPAPLPARPYPADRLGSAELGEPWTDDPYADALRTGHGPLFLRRLSPPVLAHGAGGEGELLPLDVERWCAAPDAADTGVLHRCTDSVLDVGCGPGRLVAALAARGIRALGVDVSPSAVARTLQRGGAAVRRSVFDRLPGEGRWGTVLLMDGNAGIGGDPVALLVRLRAVVPPGGRLLAEAAPHDVDERLTVRVEDAHGRHGRPFPWARVGTAALLRAAEAAGWILTGRWTAEGRPFVELHRPQPGRHGGTTRPPEGPNAHE, encoded by the coding sequence GTGAGCGGCACTACGAGCGGTACGGACCCTGCCCTCACCGGGTGGACGACGCAGACCGCGGCCCGACGGCATCCGCAGACCGTGGTGGCGTGGCCTGCCCCGCTTCCTGCGCGGCCGTATCCCGCGGATCGGCTTGGTTCAGCGGAACTGGGCGAGCCGTGGACGGACGACCCCTACGCCGACGCCCTGCGCACCGGGCACGGCCCGCTCTTCCTACGCCGCCTGTCGCCACCGGTCCTTGCGCACGGCGCCGGAGGAGAAGGGGAACTGCTGCCGCTGGACGTCGAGCGCTGGTGCGCTGCCCCCGACGCCGCCGACACCGGCGTTCTGCACCGTTGCACCGACTCCGTTCTCGACGTCGGCTGCGGGCCGGGACGTCTGGTGGCGGCGCTGGCTGCCAGGGGCATACGGGCGCTCGGCGTGGACGTCAGCCCGTCCGCCGTGGCCCGTACCCTCCAGCGCGGGGGTGCCGCCGTGCGCCGGTCCGTGTTCGACCGCCTGCCGGGGGAAGGCCGCTGGGGCACCGTCTTGTTGATGGACGGCAACGCCGGCATCGGCGGCGACCCAGTCGCCCTCCTGGTCCGCCTCCGTGCCGTGGTCCCGCCCGGCGGCCGCCTGCTCGCGGAGGCCGCACCGCACGACGTGGACGAGCGCCTCACCGTCCGGGTCGAGGACGCCCACGGCCGGCACGGCCGCCCCTTCCCCTGGGCCCGCGTCGGCACCGCCGCCCTGCTGCGTGCAGCCGAGGCCGCGGGTTGGATCCTGACCGGCCGGTGGACGGCCGAGGGCCGCCCGTTCGTGGAACTGCACCGCCCGCAGCCGGGGCGTCACGGCGGCACGACACGGCCACCGGAAGGCCCGAACGCCCATGAGTGA
- a CDS encoding glycosyltransferase 87 family protein → MNRTSARVSIIVTAVLLAALTAVVLDTVRAGDNQSDPGRLLAGYALAWALFAAAVWAVRKAPERAATGLVLAGAAAMALAALAAPPRTSNDMYRYAWDGRVQAAGISPYAHPPAAPELAKLRDQWLFPTKGSCQGWGLTRTDSGLCVRINRPTVPTIYPPVAEGWFFAVHVLSPPDSRHKPLQAGGAVLAFGTTAALLVVGRRRGDPRRAPARTALWGWCPAVPFEAVNNAHIDTLGVLLTVLALGTATAGARRGALLGAAIAVKMLPVLALPGALSGQRSPARVLRLVLAVLAAVVLAYLPYVIASGAGVLGYLPGYLQEEGYGPGDVHRFALLRLLLPDAAAEVTVIVLLALTALHVWWRGDPARPWRGALLLTGTALLLVSPNYPWYSLIVVGLVALDGRWEWLTVTVAGTVLYLGGRLLPDFPLQAWAYGTAAVCVAIGACLRSAPARHLLDRRRGRCQPRI, encoded by the coding sequence ATGAACCGCACCTCGGCCCGTGTCAGCATCATCGTCACCGCAGTCCTCCTGGCCGCACTCACCGCCGTCGTCCTCGACACCGTTCGCGCGGGCGACAACCAGAGTGACCCCGGCCGCCTTCTGGCCGGATACGCCCTCGCCTGGGCGCTGTTCGCCGCCGCGGTGTGGGCCGTGCGCAAGGCCCCGGAGCGAGCCGCGACGGGACTGGTCCTGGCCGGTGCGGCCGCCATGGCGCTGGCCGCGCTCGCCGCACCGCCCCGCACCAGCAACGACATGTACCGCTACGCCTGGGACGGCCGCGTCCAGGCCGCCGGGATCTCCCCGTACGCCCACCCGCCCGCCGCACCTGAACTCGCCAAGCTGCGCGACCAGTGGCTGTTCCCCACCAAAGGCTCCTGCCAGGGCTGGGGACTGACCCGTACGGACAGCGGCCTGTGCGTCCGCATCAACCGCCCCACCGTCCCCACCATCTACCCGCCTGTCGCCGAGGGCTGGTTCTTCGCCGTCCATGTCCTCTCACCACCTGACAGCCGCCACAAGCCACTCCAAGCAGGCGGCGCCGTCCTGGCGTTCGGCACCACCGCCGCCCTGCTCGTCGTGGGCCGCCGACGGGGCGACCCGCGCCGGGCCCCGGCCCGCACCGCTCTGTGGGGGTGGTGTCCGGCCGTCCCCTTCGAAGCGGTCAACAACGCGCACATCGACACCCTCGGCGTCCTGCTCACCGTGCTCGCCCTCGGCACCGCCACCGCGGGGGCCCGCCGCGGCGCACTCCTCGGCGCCGCGATCGCCGTGAAAATGCTGCCTGTTCTGGCGTTGCCCGGCGCTCTGTCCGGGCAACGCAGCCCGGCGCGGGTGCTGCGCCTGGTGTTGGCGGTGCTCGCTGCAGTCGTGCTCGCCTACCTGCCCTACGTCATCGCCTCCGGCGCGGGCGTCCTGGGCTACCTGCCGGGCTACCTCCAGGAGGAGGGGTACGGACCCGGGGACGTGCACCGTTTCGCCCTGCTGCGGCTGCTGCTGCCGGACGCCGCCGCAGAAGTGACCGTCATCGTGCTGCTCGCGCTCACGGCCCTCCATGTGTGGTGGCGCGGCGACCCGGCTCGCCCCTGGCGCGGTGCCCTGTTGCTGACCGGCACGGCCTTGCTGCTGGTCTCACCCAACTACCCCTGGTACTCACTGATCGTCGTCGGTCTCGTCGCCCTCGACGGCCGCTGGGAGTGGCTGACCGTCACCGTCGCCGGCACCGTCCTCTACCTCGGCGGCCGGCTGCTGCCCGACTTCCCCCTCCAGGCGTGGGCTTATGGCACGGCCGCCGTGTGCGTCGCGATCGGGGCCTGCCTGCGCTCCGCTCCGGCACGGCACCTTCTGGACCGACGCCGCGGCCGGTGCCAGCCCCGCATCTGA
- a CDS encoding molybdopterin-dependent oxidoreductase encodes MRSRLFPPAFKGRLHDARTATSIGRWLGLAFVVCFVTGLISHVLQHPPGWLADDLPSRPVWGYRLTQGLHVASGIAAIPLLLAKLWTVYPRLFAWPPVQSVRHALERLSAAMLVAAAVFEVATGLLNTAQWYPWPFSFVPVHYAVAWLVAGVLVLHVAVKAPEIRAHWSRRSPGTLALPEEDGPDRRSLLIAVAAAVGAVTVTTVGQSFTPLKDLVLLAPRHPDHGPQGLPVNRTAAAAGVGLIPAERYRLTVAGPRPCTLTLDELRDLPQHEVELPIACVEGWSKSARWTGVRVIDLLELAGAHRHARVRVVSLQSRGGYRVSEMGHEHARDPLTLLALRLNGEELSPDHGYPVRLIAPNRPGVLQTKWVGRLDVLS; translated from the coding sequence ATGCGATCGCGATTGTTTCCGCCGGCGTTCAAGGGCAGGTTGCACGATGCCCGCACGGCGACCTCGATCGGACGGTGGCTCGGCCTCGCCTTCGTGGTCTGCTTCGTCACCGGTCTGATCAGCCATGTGCTGCAGCATCCGCCCGGGTGGCTGGCCGATGACCTGCCGAGCCGCCCGGTGTGGGGCTACCGGCTCACCCAGGGGCTGCACGTCGCCTCGGGCATCGCGGCGATTCCACTGCTGCTGGCGAAACTGTGGACGGTGTACCCGCGGCTGTTCGCCTGGCCGCCGGTGCAGTCGGTGCGGCACGCGCTGGAGCGGTTGTCGGCGGCCATGCTGGTGGCGGCGGCCGTCTTCGAAGTGGCCACGGGATTGCTGAACACCGCACAGTGGTATCCGTGGCCGTTCTCCTTCGTGCCGGTGCACTACGCCGTGGCCTGGCTGGTGGCCGGAGTCCTGGTGCTGCACGTCGCGGTCAAGGCCCCCGAGATCCGGGCACACTGGAGCCGTCGTTCGCCGGGGACCCTGGCTCTGCCGGAGGAGGACGGGCCCGACCGGCGTTCGCTGCTGATTGCGGTGGCAGCGGCGGTCGGTGCGGTCACCGTGACCACCGTGGGCCAGTCCTTCACGCCCCTGAAGGACCTCGTCCTGCTCGCACCCCGCCATCCCGATCACGGCCCCCAGGGCCTGCCGGTCAACCGCACCGCCGCCGCGGCCGGTGTCGGCCTGATACCCGCCGAGCGCTACCGTTTGACGGTCGCCGGACCGCGGCCCTGCACACTGACGCTGGATGAGCTGCGGGACCTGCCGCAGCACGAGGTGGAACTGCCGATCGCCTGCGTGGAGGGATGGAGCAAGTCCGCCCGCTGGACGGGCGTTCGGGTCATCGACCTCCTTGAGCTTGCCGGCGCTCATCGGCACGCCCGCGTTCGGGTGGTGTCACTGCAGAGTCGGGGCGGATACCGGGTCTCCGAAATGGGGCACGAGCACGCCCGCGACCCGCTGACTCTGCTCGCTCTGCGTCTCAACGGCGAGGAACTCTCCCCCGACCACGGCTACCCGGTGCGTTTGATCGCTCCGAACCGGCCCGGTGTGCTGCAGACCAAGTGGGTCGGCCGACTGGACGTGCTGTCATGA
- a CDS encoding alpha/beta fold hydrolase, producing the protein MTSTIPPEPKRAAMMAAGRRLSFLDFGGSGRPLLALHGHFGEGRTFRRLTWALGDSWRVIALDQRGHGRSDSPPDFSRTGYVEDAAAVLEHLGIDAAVVLGHSLGGVNAYQLAARLPGLVDALIVEDIGAEVDGDLSFSLSWPHRAPTRAELLEETGPSASYLMDAVREYPDGWGLAFDPRDMNASQQHLNGDHWNDWLASDCPALLIRGSRSTVLSAKHAKDMAARRPHTWLVELPAGHTVHETVPTEFAAAVSRFLGSL; encoded by the coding sequence ATGACCTCAACGATCCCACCCGAGCCGAAACGCGCGGCCATGATGGCGGCTGGGCGTCGCCTGTCCTTTCTCGACTTCGGTGGATCGGGTCGCCCTCTGTTGGCCCTGCACGGCCACTTCGGAGAAGGCCGCACCTTCAGGCGCCTGACCTGGGCGCTGGGCGACTCCTGGCGGGTCATCGCGCTCGACCAGCGTGGACACGGCCGCTCCGACAGCCCTCCCGACTTCTCCCGCACCGGCTACGTCGAGGACGCTGCGGCCGTGCTGGAACATCTGGGGATCGACGCCGCGGTCGTACTCGGCCACTCCCTGGGAGGCGTCAACGCCTACCAGCTCGCGGCACGGCTACCCGGGCTTGTGGACGCATTGATCGTCGAGGACATCGGCGCCGAGGTCGATGGCGACCTGTCCTTCAGCCTGTCCTGGCCACACCGGGCACCGACCCGGGCCGAGCTGCTGGAAGAAACCGGCCCGTCGGCGAGCTACCTCATGGACGCCGTCCGTGAGTACCCCGACGGATGGGGCCTTGCCTTTGACCCGAGGGACATGAACGCCTCACAGCAGCACCTCAACGGGGATCACTGGAACGACTGGCTCGCCAGCGACTGCCCGGCCTTGCTCATCCGCGGCAGCCGCAGCACGGTGCTCAGCGCCAAACACGCGAAGGACATGGCGGCACGGCGTCCCCATACCTGGCTTGTTGAACTCCCGGCCGGGCACACCGTCCACGAGACCGTCCCAACAGAGTTCGCCGCAGCGGTCAGCAGGTTCCTCGGTTCGCTGTGA
- a CDS encoding maleylpyruvate isomerase family mycothiol-dependent enzyme — protein MTESLEYSALLQLIDERSAAFRSAVAAAPSLDAPVPSCPEWTLFDLVQHLGTGQRWWAAIVAAGPAEAPPAKDAAEVPRELEALLAWYAESNELLLSALREAGPERECWAWWGAGVSPANAWGVARRRVHEVLVHTYDAQLAAGAVQPMPVDVAIDGVAEFLDTCNSTPAAWPHEAATIHYHATEGRSWLLALDGTGAWPAPLTDDAAPASASATGTAEQLLLFVWGRLTLSDLKIEGDQQVFEQLIAWEPEE, from the coding sequence GTGACAGAGAGTCTTGAGTATTCCGCCCTGCTGCAACTGATCGACGAGCGGTCGGCCGCGTTCCGGAGTGCGGTTGCCGCCGCGCCCAGCCTTGACGCGCCGGTGCCGTCCTGCCCCGAGTGGACGTTGTTCGATCTGGTGCAGCACCTGGGTACGGGCCAGCGCTGGTGGGCCGCGATCGTCGCCGCGGGCCCGGCCGAGGCTCCGCCGGCCAAGGACGCCGCGGAGGTGCCGCGCGAGCTCGAGGCGCTGCTGGCCTGGTACGCCGAGTCGAACGAGCTGCTGCTGAGTGCGCTGCGCGAGGCTGGCCCGGAGCGCGAGTGCTGGGCGTGGTGGGGCGCCGGCGTGTCGCCGGCGAATGCCTGGGGCGTTGCCCGGCGCCGGGTGCACGAGGTGCTGGTGCACACCTACGACGCCCAGCTCGCCGCAGGCGCCGTGCAACCGATGCCGGTGGACGTCGCGATCGACGGCGTGGCCGAGTTTCTCGACACCTGCAACTCCACCCCGGCGGCCTGGCCGCACGAGGCCGCCACCATCCACTACCACGCCACCGAGGGCCGCTCCTGGCTCCTCGCGCTGGACGGCACCGGCGCCTGGCCCGCACCCCTTACGGACGACGCCGCGCCCGCCTCCGCTTCGGCCACGGGCACGGCCGAGCAGCTGCTCCTCTTCGTCTGGGGCCGCCTCACGCTGAGCGACCTGAAGATCGAGGGCGACCAGCAGGTGTTCGAGCAGCTGATCGCCTGGGAGCCCGAGGAGTAG
- a CDS encoding glycoside hydrolase family 15 protein, with protein sequence MSARPIGDHALLSDCRSAALVTSDGSVDWLCLPRFDSPAIFARLLDEDAGHWSIRPVTDPIDISRRYVEDTLVLETVFRTTGGTAVLRDALALGRRERGHALGTASPGTLLRQITCTEGRVTIEIAYAPRPEFGLVHPLLSAVRGGLAAHGGAHVLLLSSPVDLQVSGSTAHGRIPLSAGHRLAFALHVRPAWEREPVGWRAGRIRRRMSDTIAGWRSWSKLHRGYVGPWQNEVSHSGRVLRALTFAPSGAIVAAATTSLPETTGGKRNWDYRYTWVRDASFTLQALATAACEKEKNRFFDFLARTGATQLDRGVDLQIMYGIGGEHDLSERLLPHLTGWRNSSPVRIGNDAWRQRQLDVYGELLDAAHQTLPPGEPLDPATRTFLFQTAEAAAQRWTQQDQGIWERRGPSRHFLHSKLMCWVALDRAIAMAPALQADERLPHWQHERDQIRQAIEQRGWNSGLGAFTQAFDSDDLDASALMLPIVGFLPPHDPRVQSTVLAIATQLTDRNGLVRRYLTDELQEEEGAFLLCSFWLAQALALTGHTTRARHVFQATLAHANDLGLLAEETDSTTAEALGNFPQAFSHIGLINAARAIRDAERQTRHAQ encoded by the coding sequence ATGAGTGCGCGACCGATCGGTGACCACGCTCTGCTGTCCGACTGCCGCTCGGCCGCGCTGGTGACCTCCGACGGCTCGGTGGACTGGCTGTGTCTGCCCCGGTTCGACAGCCCGGCGATCTTCGCTCGACTCCTCGACGAGGACGCCGGCCACTGGTCCATCCGCCCTGTCACCGACCCGATCGACATCAGCCGCCGTTACGTCGAGGACACCCTTGTTCTGGAGACGGTCTTCCGCACAACCGGGGGTACGGCGGTCCTGCGGGATGCCCTCGCCCTGGGGCGGCGCGAACGCGGGCACGCGCTCGGCACCGCTTCCCCCGGAACGCTCCTGCGGCAGATCACCTGCACCGAAGGACGGGTAACCATCGAGATCGCCTACGCGCCGCGCCCGGAGTTCGGACTCGTCCACCCCTTGCTCTCAGCCGTGCGAGGCGGGCTCGCGGCGCACGGGGGAGCCCACGTTCTGCTGCTGTCGAGCCCCGTCGACCTGCAAGTGAGCGGCTCCACAGCACACGGCCGAATCCCGCTCTCGGCGGGGCACCGCCTCGCATTCGCCCTGCACGTCAGGCCGGCGTGGGAAAGGGAGCCGGTGGGCTGGCGGGCAGGGCGGATCCGGCGCCGCATGTCCGACACCATCGCGGGCTGGCGTTCCTGGTCGAAGCTCCACCGCGGCTACGTCGGCCCCTGGCAGAACGAGGTGAGCCACAGCGGACGCGTGCTGCGAGCCCTGACCTTCGCTCCCAGCGGGGCCATTGTCGCCGCTGCCACTACCTCCCTGCCCGAGACAACGGGCGGCAAGCGCAACTGGGATTACCGCTACACCTGGGTCCGCGACGCGAGCTTCACCCTTCAGGCGCTTGCCACGGCCGCCTGCGAGAAGGAGAAGAACCGGTTCTTCGACTTCCTCGCCCGCACCGGGGCAACCCAACTCGACCGCGGCGTCGACCTGCAGATCATGTACGGCATCGGCGGCGAACACGACCTGAGCGAGCGGCTCCTGCCGCACCTGACCGGCTGGCGCAACAGCAGCCCCGTGCGGATCGGCAACGACGCCTGGCGCCAGCGCCAACTCGACGTCTACGGTGAACTCCTCGACGCCGCTCACCAGACCCTTCCGCCCGGTGAGCCTCTCGACCCGGCCACCCGGACCTTCCTGTTCCAGACGGCCGAGGCAGCCGCCCAGCGGTGGACCCAACAGGATCAGGGCATCTGGGAAAGGCGCGGACCCAGCAGACACTTCCTCCACTCGAAACTGATGTGCTGGGTCGCCCTGGACCGCGCCATCGCCATGGCCCCCGCCCTCCAAGCCGACGAACGCCTGCCCCACTGGCAGCACGAGCGCGACCAGATCCGCCAAGCCATCGAACAACGCGGCTGGAACTCCGGCCTGGGCGCCTTCACCCAGGCATTCGACAGTGACGACCTCGACGCCTCCGCGCTGATGCTGCCCATCGTCGGCTTCTTGCCACCGCACGACCCCCGTGTACAGTCCACCGTGCTGGCCATCGCCACCCAACTGACCGACCGCAACGGCCTGGTCCGCCGCTATCTCACCGACGAGCTGCAGGAAGAAGAAGGCGCCTTCTTGCTGTGTTCCTTCTGGCTTGCCCAAGCCCTCGCCCTCACCGGCCACACCACCCGTGCACGGCACGTCTTCCAAGCCACCCTCGCACACGCCAACGACCTCGGCCTGCTGGCCGAGGAGACCGACTCCACCACAGCTGAGGCCCTCGGCAACTTCCCCCAAGCCTTCAGCCACATCGGGCTCATCAATGCCGCTCGCGCCATCCGCGATGCCGAGCGACAAACGAGGCACGCCCAGTAG
- a CDS encoding NAD(P)-dependent oxidoreductase yields the protein MLILVTGGAGFIGSHVVTALTGAGHGVRVLDALLPTAHRTSPPIPDGVDWRHADVRDAAAVAEALQGVDVVCHQAAMVGLGKDFGDAPAYVGCNDLGTAVVLAGMAEAGVRRLVLASSMVVYGEGRYECPSHGVVRPGPRKVADLDVGRFDPPCPRCGEPLAPGLVTEDAPLDPRNVYAATKLAQEHLACAWARAVGGRVAALRYHNVYGPGMPRDTPYAGVASLFRSALERGEAPRVFEDGGQRRDFVHVRDVSGANLAALDGLSGLPEGTARAYNVGSGEPHTVGETAAVLAEAHGGRAPVVTGEYRLGDVRHITASSRRLRDELGWKPQVAFVDGMTEFATAALRAG from the coding sequence ATGTTGATCCTGGTCACCGGAGGCGCGGGCTTCATCGGCTCGCACGTCGTCACCGCCCTTACCGGCGCCGGGCACGGCGTGCGCGTGCTCGACGCGCTGTTGCCCACCGCGCACCGCACGTCCCCGCCCATCCCCGACGGGGTGGACTGGAGACACGCGGACGTGCGCGACGCGGCGGCCGTGGCCGAGGCCCTTCAGGGTGTGGACGTCGTCTGCCATCAGGCGGCGATGGTCGGGCTCGGCAAGGACTTCGGCGACGCTCCCGCGTACGTGGGCTGCAACGACCTGGGCACCGCGGTGGTGCTGGCCGGCATGGCCGAGGCCGGGGTGCGTCGTCTGGTGCTGGCGAGTTCGATGGTGGTCTACGGAGAGGGCCGCTACGAGTGCCCGTCGCATGGCGTCGTACGGCCGGGGCCGCGCAAGGTGGCGGACCTCGACGTGGGCCGCTTCGATCCGCCCTGCCCGAGGTGCGGTGAGCCGCTCGCCCCCGGTCTGGTGACCGAGGACGCCCCGCTTGATCCGCGCAACGTCTACGCCGCCACCAAGCTCGCGCAGGAGCACCTGGCCTGCGCGTGGGCGCGCGCCGTCGGCGGGCGGGTGGCCGCGCTGCGCTACCACAACGTGTACGGGCCCGGGATGCCGCGTGACACCCCGTACGCGGGCGTCGCGTCACTGTTCCGGTCCGCGCTGGAGCGCGGCGAGGCACCGCGCGTGTTCGAGGACGGCGGCCAGCGGCGGGACTTCGTCCATGTACGGGACGTGTCCGGTGCCAACCTCGCGGCCCTGGACGGTCTGTCCGGTCTGCCGGAGGGGACCGCGCGGGCGTACAACGTCGGCAGCGGCGAGCCGCACACGGTGGGGGAGACGGCCGCCGTCCTGGCCGAGGCGCATGGCGGGCGGGCGCCGGTGGTCACGGGCGAGTACCGGCTCGGCGACGTCCGCCACATCACCGCCTCGTCACGCAGGCTGCGCGACGAACTGGGCTGGAAGCCGCAGGTCGCCTTCGTGGACGGAATGACGGAATTCGCGACAGCTGCGCTGCGAGCGGGCTGA
- a CDS encoding YbhB/YbcL family Raf kinase inhibitor-like protein — translation MTCDSPHDYSPGLTFENVPAGTAELGLSMVDLANQKIHWLQVGLPATAPGTQPHTLTPGARELLNDFGEATYDGPCPPAGHTHKYQLTLYALRNPLPASFGQNTSPNQTLKELRSQAAATAALVAPYRRH, via the coding sequence ATGACCTGCGATAGTCCCCACGACTACTCCCCCGGGCTTACGTTCGAGAATGTCCCGGCCGGTACCGCCGAACTCGGCCTGTCCATGGTCGACCTGGCGAACCAGAAGATCCACTGGCTGCAGGTCGGCCTTCCCGCGACAGCGCCGGGAACGCAGCCGCACACCCTTACACCCGGTGCCCGGGAACTCCTGAACGACTTCGGCGAGGCGACGTACGACGGTCCCTGCCCGCCCGCCGGCCACACGCACAAGTACCAGCTGACGCTGTACGCGCTCCGCAACCCCCTGCCCGCGTCCTTCGGCCAGAACACCTCGCCGAACCAGACCCTGAAGGAACTACGGAGTCAGGCCGCCGCCACCGCGGCGCTGGTCGCCCCCTACAGGCGGCACTGA
- a CDS encoding VOC family protein, with protein MSSIKQFQVTFDCAEPERVARFWCEVLGYVVPPPPEGFATWDEFNRSLPPERQGSAFACSDPSGVGPRMYFQRVPEGKVVKNRLHLCVRAGTGLVGEERLATLEAECTRLVALGAVRVRLLRADGVNESCIVMQDIEGNEFCLD; from the coding sequence ATGTCGTCGATCAAGCAGTTCCAAGTCACCTTCGACTGCGCAGAACCTGAGCGCGTCGCTCGCTTCTGGTGCGAGGTGTTGGGATACGTCGTACCGCCGCCACCGGAGGGGTTTGCCACGTGGGACGAATTCAATCGCTCTCTGCCGCCTGAGCGACAGGGTTCAGCGTTCGCCTGCAGTGACCCCTCAGGCGTGGGCCCGCGAATGTACTTCCAGCGTGTACCCGAAGGCAAGGTCGTCAAGAACCGGCTACATCTTTGCGTGCGGGCCGGCACCGGGCTCGTGGGTGAAGAGCGCCTCGCCACACTCGAGGCCGAGTGCACACGGCTGGTCGCGCTCGGCGCGGTACGCGTGCGGCTGCTGCGTGCCGACGGCGTCAATGAGTCGTGCATCGTGATGCAGGACATCGAGGGCAATGAGTTCTGTCTCGACTGA
- a CDS encoding glycosyltransferase family 2 protein, translating into MDVVLPCLDEAEALPWVLDRVPSDWRAIVVDNGSTDGSADIARALGAHVVHEPRRGFGAACHAGLAAATADVVCFCDCDASLDPALLSAVAGPVLDGSADLVLGRRRPVTRRAWPLHARLANVELARLIRRRTGLRLHDLGPMRAARRESLLALGLTDRRSGYPLQMVVRAADAGWRVEETDVPYRPRTGRSKVTGTWRGTWQAVRDMRAVLAARPAADPVSAVTTRGTGR; encoded by the coding sequence GTGGACGTGGTGCTTCCCTGCCTCGACGAGGCGGAGGCCCTGCCGTGGGTCCTGGACCGCGTCCCGTCCGACTGGCGCGCGATCGTCGTCGACAACGGCTCCACCGATGGCTCGGCGGACATTGCCCGCGCCCTCGGGGCGCATGTGGTCCACGAACCGCGTCGCGGCTTCGGCGCCGCCTGCCACGCCGGCCTCGCCGCCGCCACGGCCGACGTCGTCTGCTTCTGCGACTGTGACGCCTCCCTCGACCCGGCGCTTCTATCCGCCGTCGCGGGGCCCGTTCTCGACGGTTCCGCCGACCTCGTACTGGGTCGCCGCAGGCCTGTCACACGCCGCGCCTGGCCCCTGCATGCCCGTCTGGCCAACGTGGAGCTGGCCCGCCTGATCCGCCGGCGCACCGGACTGCGGCTGCACGACCTCGGCCCGATGCGTGCCGCCCGCCGCGAGTCCCTGCTCGCCCTGGGCCTGACCGACCGGCGCTCCGGCTACCCGCTGCAGATGGTGGTTCGCGCCGCCGACGCAGGCTGGCGGGTGGAGGAGACGGATGTGCCGTACCGGCCCCGTACGGGCCGCTCGAAGGTCACCGGCACCTGGCGCGGTACCTGGCAGGCCGTACGGGACATGCGAGCCGTCCTCGCCGCGCGTCCCGCCGCCGACCCGGTGTCCGCGGTGACCACCCGGGGAACCGGACGATGA
- a CDS encoding DUF2064 domain-containing protein: MSARLPVTGPATLLVIAKEPVPGRVKTRLTPPYTPQEAAALAEAALADTLHTVLEAPARRRVLVLDGAPGPWLPPGFDIVPQEAGGLDERIAAAFGHCDRGPALLVGMDTPQLTTDLLAGIGREGHDAWFGPAADGGFWALGFAAPARAAALVRGVPMSTDRTGAMQRCRLVEAGLSVSDLPKLRDVDTAADAAAVAACCPPGSRFAATVNSLAEAGR, from the coding sequence ATGAGCGCCCGGCTCCCGGTCACGGGGCCGGCCACGCTGCTGGTCATCGCCAAGGAACCCGTCCCGGGGCGGGTCAAGACGCGACTCACCCCGCCCTACACGCCCCAGGAGGCGGCCGCTCTGGCCGAGGCCGCCCTCGCCGACACCCTGCACACGGTGCTGGAGGCCCCCGCACGGCGCCGTGTCCTCGTTCTCGACGGTGCACCCGGTCCCTGGTTGCCGCCCGGCTTCGACATCGTGCCCCAAGAGGCCGGCGGCCTGGACGAGCGGATCGCGGCCGCCTTCGGCCACTGCGACCGCGGACCGGCCCTCCTTGTCGGCATGGACACCCCCCAACTGACCACGGACCTTCTCGCGGGCATCGGACGCGAGGGCCACGACGCCTGGTTCGGTCCGGCTGCGGACGGTGGGTTCTGGGCGCTGGGTTTCGCGGCCCCGGCGCGCGCCGCGGCTCTCGTACGGGGCGTGCCGATGTCCACCGACCGCACCGGGGCGATGCAGCGGTGCCGACTCGTCGAGGCGGGGCTGAGCGTGAGCGACCTGCCGAAACTGCGCGATGTGGACACCGCCGCCGACGCCGCCGCGGTCGCCGCCTGCTGCCCACCCGGCTCGCGCTTCGCCGCCACCGTGAACTCGCTCGCGGAGGCCGGTCGGTGA